Proteins encoded by one window of Fischerella sp. PCC 9605:
- a CDS encoding SDR family NAD(P)-dependent oxidoreductase, whose amino-acid sequence MLNNRVLITGGAGLVGSHIADLLVKEGASEIIVLDNFTRGCRENLAWALEHGPVKIVEGDIRDCQLLAEVMQDVDVIFHQAAIRITQCAEEPRLALEVLADGTFNILEAAVKAGVKKVVAASSASIYGMAEEFPTTESHHPYNNRTLYGAAKTFNEGLLRSFYEMYGLDYVALRYFNVYGPRMDIYGVYTEVLIRWMERITAGQPPLIFGNGKQTMDFVYIEDIARANILAAKADVTDEVFNVASGVESSLNDLAYSLVKVMGSDLKPEYGPERKVNPVQRRLADVSKAKQLLGFEAEVSLEEGLRRLVNWWRAQKGIKETSNV is encoded by the coding sequence ATGCTAAATAACCGAGTATTAATTACAGGTGGCGCAGGTTTAGTTGGCTCCCATATTGCTGATTTGCTCGTGAAAGAAGGAGCCTCCGAGATAATTGTCCTGGATAACTTTACGCGGGGATGTCGCGAAAACTTAGCTTGGGCATTAGAACACGGGCCGGTCAAAATTGTTGAGGGTGATATCCGCGATTGCCAACTCTTAGCAGAAGTTATGCAAGATGTGGATGTGATCTTTCATCAAGCAGCAATCCGCATTACTCAATGTGCGGAAGAACCGCGTCTGGCTTTGGAAGTGTTGGCAGATGGCACTTTTAATATCTTGGAAGCTGCTGTCAAGGCTGGGGTGAAAAAGGTAGTAGCAGCATCGTCAGCCTCTATATATGGCATGGCGGAGGAGTTCCCCACTACTGAGTCGCATCACCCCTACAACAATCGCACTCTCTATGGTGCAGCAAAGACTTTTAATGAAGGATTGTTACGCAGCTTCTATGAAATGTACGGTCTGGACTATGTAGCATTACGCTATTTCAATGTCTACGGGCCGCGTATGGATATTTACGGTGTTTACACCGAAGTACTGATTCGCTGGATGGAGCGCATCACTGCCGGTCAACCACCACTAATTTTCGGCAATGGCAAGCAAACAATGGATTTTGTTTATATTGAAGATATTGCCAGAGCTAATATTTTGGCTGCCAAAGCTGATGTGACTGATGAAGTATTTAATGTTGCTAGTGGTGTGGAAAGCAGCTTGAATGACCTCGCCTATAGTTTGGTGAAGGTGATGGGATCGGATCTGAAGCCGGAATACGGACCTGAACGCAAAGTTAACCCCGTGCAGCGCCGACTAGCAGATGTCAGCAAAGCCAAGCAGTTGTTGGGTTTTGAGGCAGAGGTATCACTGGAAGAAGGGTTACGTCGGTTAGTTAATTGGTGGCGTGCACAAAAAGGGATAAAGGAAACAAGCAATGTCTGA
- a CDS encoding glycosyltransferase family 4 protein codes for MSNPRISIVHHINPSFARNAALAFTEANLLKEIITSVAYDPEAFIWRYCNLLPKKFRSEIANELSRRTWVSPNGVPIQTYPSKEVIRIFLSRTSLASRLGFSSAQLLAWVYVSLDRQVSEHHLKDLDAIYSYEDLAATTFEKAKQKGILCLYDLPIPFYQMTRRIMSQEAERFPDLASVIQTIQEPAWKIERKEQEVKLADYIFVASSITKQSLLEIGVESEKVSVIPYGAPVDSFKPQPKNDDYFRALFVGRVSPRKGVHYLLQAWQELRLSDAELVLVGSNLFPAGWLEQYKDICCHIPSVPHLLLNQYYSSASVLVFPSLVEGFGLVILEAMACGIPVITTPNTGGPDVFTDGMEGFIIPIRDVEALKEKLEWCYSHPQELAKMGQAARRKAEQFNWGLYRQQLASRVQEILADQR; via the coding sequence ATGTCTAACCCACGCATTTCAATAGTTCATCACATTAATCCTTCCTTTGCTCGCAATGCGGCCTTGGCATTTACCGAAGCTAACTTACTCAAAGAGATCATTACCTCAGTTGCCTACGATCCAGAAGCATTTATATGGCGTTACTGTAATTTGCTGCCCAAAAAATTTAGATCGGAAATTGCCAATGAGTTGAGCAGGCGTACTTGGGTTTCTCCTAATGGTGTGCCTATTCAAACCTATCCTTCGAAAGAAGTTATCCGGATATTTTTATCAAGAACTAGCTTAGCCTCTCGCTTGGGTTTCAGTTCTGCACAATTGCTGGCGTGGGTATATGTCTCTCTTGATCGTCAAGTATCCGAACATCACCTTAAGGACTTAGATGCTATTTATAGCTATGAGGATCTGGCTGCAACTACCTTTGAGAAGGCGAAACAAAAAGGCATTCTCTGTCTGTACGATTTGCCTATCCCTTTTTATCAAATGACTCGTCGCATCATGAGCCAAGAAGCTGAACGCTTCCCTGACCTAGCTTCAGTCATTCAGACTATTCAAGAGCCTGCATGGAAAATTGAGCGCAAAGAACAAGAAGTTAAACTGGCAGATTATATCTTTGTGGCTTCTTCAATCACAAAACAGTCACTGTTAGAAATTGGTGTAGAGTCAGAAAAAGTGAGCGTCATTCCATATGGTGCTCCTGTGGACTCCTTTAAGCCTCAACCGAAAAACGATGATTACTTTCGCGCTCTATTTGTAGGTCGTGTTTCGCCCCGAAAAGGAGTTCACTACCTCCTGCAAGCTTGGCAAGAGTTGAGGCTAAGCGATGCAGAGTTGGTGTTAGTGGGTTCTAATCTCTTCCCCGCAGGTTGGCTAGAACAGTACAAAGATATTTGCTGCCATATCCCTTCTGTTCCCCATCTTCTCCTCAATCAGTACTACAGTAGTGCTAGCGTTTTAGTTTTTCCTTCTTTGGTGGAAGGTTTTGGTTTGGTGATATTAGAAGCAATGGCGTGTGGTATTCCTGTGATTACTACCCCTAATACAGGAGGACCAGATGTTTTTACCGACGGTATGGAAGGATTTATCATACCAATTCGCGATGTAGAAGCACTAAAGGAAAAACTGGAGTGGTGTTACTCCCATCCTCAAGAGTTGGCGAAAATGGGACAAGCAGCTCGTCGCAAAGCTGAACAATTTAATTGGGGTTTGTATCGCCAACAATTAGCTAGTCGAGTCCAGGAAATCCTAGCAGATCAAAGATAA
- a CDS encoding glycosyltransferase family 2 protein — MREYHTQSLPRYEGEPKKSLLSVVTPAYNEADNLPLLYERLSQVLDSLTLDWEWIIVDDHSADDTFAAIADLAKQDSRVHGIRFSRNFGSHTAMTCGLHYAQGDCAVIMAADLQDPPETLPDLLTEWQRGAQIVWAVRRRRVGEKASKAGFAQLYYFLMRHVVGMKQMPATGADFFLVDRRVMEALRYFGESNVSIMALITWMGFRQAYIAYDRRVRPHGRSGWSLEKKLKLVLDSLTSFSYLPIRLMSYIGFIVALLGFIYAGFVVVNAIFGHPTPGWSSLMVVVLVLGGMQMLMMGGLGEYLWRALDESRRRPRYIVEATTNIPGDQTYNSLHI; from the coding sequence ATGAGAGAATATCATACACAGTCTTTGCCAAGATATGAAGGCGAGCCAAAAAAATCTCTGCTATCAGTAGTCACTCCAGCCTACAATGAGGCTGACAATCTCCCTTTACTTTACGAACGGCTCTCTCAGGTACTAGATTCCCTCACCCTTGATTGGGAATGGATTATAGTGGACGATCATTCAGCCGATGATACTTTTGCAGCGATCGCAGATCTAGCCAAGCAAGATTCACGAGTTCATGGCATTCGCTTTTCCCGGAATTTTGGCTCCCATACAGCCATGACTTGTGGTCTACATTATGCCCAGGGTGATTGTGCTGTCATCATGGCAGCTGACCTTCAAGATCCACCAGAAACATTACCCGATCTATTGACAGAATGGCAGCGGGGGGCGCAAATAGTTTGGGCAGTGCGTAGGCGTCGTGTGGGCGAGAAGGCGAGTAAAGCGGGGTTCGCCCAGTTGTATTATTTCCTAATGCGTCATGTGGTTGGTATGAAACAAATGCCTGCTACTGGCGCTGATTTTTTCCTCGTTGACCGTCGGGTTATGGAAGCTCTGCGCTATTTCGGCGAAAGCAATGTGAGCATCATGGCTTTGATTACCTGGATGGGGTTTCGCCAAGCCTATATTGCCTATGACAGACGGGTGCGCCCACATGGACGTTCAGGCTGGAGTCTGGAGAAAAAACTTAAGCTGGTACTCGACTCACTAACCTCTTTTAGCTACCTACCCATTCGCTTGATGTCTTACATAGGGTTTATCGTTGCTCTGCTAGGTTTTATTTACGCTGGATTTGTAGTTGTAAATGCTATATTCGGTCATCCGACCCCAGGTTGGTCATCTCTAATGGTTGTAGTCTTAGTACTAGGCGGTATGCAAATGCTGATGATGGGAGGGTTAGGCGAATATCTATGGCGGGCGCTGGATGAATCACGACGCCGTCCACGTTATATCGTTGAAGCTACTACCAATATCCCAGGCGATCAAACTTACAACTCGTTACATATCTAA
- a CDS encoding glycosyltransferase family 4 protein, whose product MNNSKYKVLIIASHPVPYSAPLFRLMAQHPKLDILVAYCSLQGAEPGLDSGFGVEVAWDVPLLDGYHWVQIPNQSPQPGLGRFFGLINLDLWKQIRTGGFDAVVAYTGYAYASFWVAATAAKSSGTALLFGTDAHELSPRDRTTWKENLKKLLLPWIFGLADTVIVPSSGGVKYINSLGIPEQRIKLTPYAVNNEWWIAQAKQVNRAEVRQKWNIPEHSPVILFCAKLQPWKRPQDALRAFAKANVSESYLVFAGEGPLRSELEVEAKALGIAERIRFLGFVNQSQLPSVYRTADLFVFSSEYEPFGVVVNEAMLCGCPVVVSDRIGARHDLVQHGETGFVYSCGDVDALAKILQVVLPDSECLHKMSVAAAERMKTWSPQQNIESLVQALEKTLTS is encoded by the coding sequence ATGAATAACAGTAAATATAAAGTATTAATTATAGCTTCCCATCCTGTACCGTATTCTGCCCCACTTTTCCGGTTAATGGCGCAACATCCAAAGCTAGATATTTTGGTTGCTTATTGTAGTTTGCAAGGTGCTGAACCAGGTCTAGATTCTGGGTTTGGTGTAGAAGTTGCATGGGATGTTCCCCTCCTAGATGGTTATCATTGGGTTCAAATACCTAATCAATCTCCTCAACCCGGCTTAGGTCGTTTCTTCGGACTGATAAATTTAGATCTGTGGAAACAGATACGCACTGGCGGATTTGACGCTGTAGTAGCGTACACAGGCTATGCCTATGCCAGTTTCTGGGTCGCGGCGACAGCAGCCAAATCTAGTGGAACTGCCTTACTGTTTGGTACAGATGCCCATGAGTTAAGCCCTAGAGATCGAACAACCTGGAAAGAAAATCTTAAAAAATTGTTATTACCTTGGATCTTCGGTCTAGCAGATACTGTTATTGTTCCCTCATCTGGAGGTGTGAAGTATATAAATTCCTTAGGAATTCCTGAGCAACGTATAAAATTAACTCCTTATGCCGTGAATAATGAATGGTGGATAGCTCAGGCAAAGCAGGTCAATCGAGCAGAAGTAAGACAAAAGTGGAATATTCCCGAACATTCGCCAGTTATCCTTTTCTGCGCTAAACTTCAACCCTGGAAGCGTCCACAAGATGCTCTACGAGCATTTGCCAAAGCTAATGTGTCAGAAAGCTATCTAGTATTTGCTGGTGAAGGTCCATTGCGGTCAGAACTGGAAGTAGAAGCGAAAGCTTTAGGAATTGCAGAACGAATCAGGTTCCTTGGTTTTGTCAACCAGTCCCAGTTGCCTTCTGTGTATCGAACTGCTGATTTGTTCGTCTTTTCATCAGAGTATGAACCCTTTGGTGTTGTTGTGAATGAAGCAATGCTCTGTGGCTGTCCTGTAGTTGTAAGCGATCGCATAGGTGCTCGTCACGATCTTGTTCAACACGGCGAAACAGGATTTGTTTATTCCTGTGGTGATGTAGATGCCTTAGCCAAAATCTTACAAGTAGTCCTTCCCGATAGTGAGTGTTTGCATAAAATGAGCGTTGCTGCTGCTGAGCGAATGAAAACTTGGTCGCCTCAGCAAAATATAGAGTCTCTGGTGCAAGCCTTAGAAAAAACTTTAACAAGTTAA
- a CDS encoding methionyl-tRNA formyltransferase: protein MANVLLIGIGTTTASALSSLLAKCNVQGVVRDVDTATNFDDPVISLAQKAGIPIFSDISQQQIKSLILKFQPDCVVVSSYNRILPSELVELSKFVNVHYSPLPYYRGRANVNWAIINDEPCAGITIHEIAPELDGGNILFQELIPIRFDDTVADIYERLNEIQRQNLGETVIQVVNGYKGVPQNHEEATYGCARTPEDGEINWSASTRNIYCFIRALVSPFPGAYTYFHGKKLVIWQAKPVSNSPSYVGRIPGRVVGRSKSAGYVDVLTGDGVLRILEVQLEGSEKTAAANVIKSTKSTLGLQMSELLNRIQILEQEIARLKENAK from the coding sequence ATGGCTAATGTACTTTTAATCGGTATCGGTACGACAACTGCTAGTGCCTTGTCATCTTTGCTAGCTAAGTGTAACGTTCAAGGGGTGGTTCGAGATGTAGACACCGCAACGAACTTTGACGACCCCGTTATTAGTCTGGCGCAAAAAGCGGGTATCCCGATATTTTCAGATATCTCGCAACAACAAATTAAATCCCTGATATTAAAATTCCAGCCGGATTGCGTGGTGGTTTCTTCCTATAACCGAATTCTGCCATCAGAACTGGTAGAACTGTCCAAATTTGTGAATGTCCATTATTCACCTCTACCCTATTACCGGGGTCGTGCCAATGTCAATTGGGCAATTATTAATGATGAACCTTGTGCAGGGATAACTATTCATGAGATCGCACCAGAACTGGATGGGGGAAACATTCTTTTTCAAGAATTAATTCCGATTCGTTTTGATGATACCGTAGCTGATATCTATGAAAGATTAAATGAAATTCAGCGGCAAAATTTAGGAGAGACGGTTATCCAAGTTGTAAATGGATATAAAGGAGTACCACAAAATCACGAAGAAGCTACCTATGGTTGTGCACGAACTCCAGAAGACGGAGAAATTAATTGGTCAGCTTCCACCAGAAATATATACTGTTTTATTCGAGCATTAGTCTCTCCTTTCCCTGGTGCTTATACATATTTTCATGGTAAAAAATTGGTGATTTGGCAGGCAAAGCCTGTTAGTAATTCCCCCTCTTATGTAGGACGCATTCCTGGTAGAGTTGTAGGCAGATCCAAATCAGCAGGGTATGTCGATGTTCTCACAGGCGATGGTGTCTTGAGAATTTTAGAAGTGCAATTAGAAGGAAGTGAAAAAACAGCAGCGGCAAATGTTATTAAGTCAACCAAAAGTACTTTAGGCTTACAAATGTCTGAATTACTTAATCGCATCCAAATTCTTGAACAGGAAATTGCAAGGCTAAAAGAAAATGCTAAATAA
- a CDS encoding glycosyltransferase family 4 protein: MKILIYSPSFYPKIGGLETIISTLAHEFTYQGHEVKLVSTTPATDSKNFPFEIIRQPHPQQLLNLSRWCDVYFQACVSLKGIWPLLFVPKPLVISHHTWYRRSNGNLGWQDYLKRFVTRLATNISVSHALAEAIPVPSIVIPNSYREDVFYEMPEIPRTQELVFLGRLVSDKGVNLLLEALANLKKMGLIPQLTIIGSGPEESKLRQQAKDLEIATQVNFAGVIVEHELARLLNAHQIMVVPSLWNEPFGIVALEAIACGCVVVGSEGGGLKEAIGACGMVFPNGNIEQLTQILFNLLTHPDRLTTYREKASSHLARHTSKAIAKAYLDALERVI; encoded by the coding sequence ATGAAAATTTTAATCTACTCACCATCTTTTTATCCAAAAATAGGTGGTTTAGAAACAATTATTTCAACTTTAGCCCATGAGTTTACTTATCAGGGACATGAGGTAAAACTTGTATCAACTACTCCAGCAACAGACTCAAAAAATTTTCCCTTTGAAATCATCCGACAACCTCATCCACAACAGCTATTAAATTTAAGCCGTTGGTGTGATGTTTATTTCCAAGCCTGTGTAAGTTTGAAGGGAATTTGGCCACTACTATTTGTACCTAAACCTTTAGTAATTAGCCATCACACTTGGTATCGTCGTAGCAATGGTAATTTAGGATGGCAAGATTATCTAAAGCGCTTTGTCACTCGCTTGGCGACAAATATTTCAGTTAGTCATGCTTTAGCTGAAGCCATACCAGTACCATCGATTGTCATTCCCAATTCTTATCGTGAGGATGTTTTTTATGAAATGCCAGAAATTCCGCGTACCCAAGAACTTGTTTTTCTAGGGCGTTTGGTTTCTGACAAGGGAGTTAATCTACTATTGGAGGCATTGGCTAACCTCAAAAAGATGGGACTCATTCCTCAGTTAACCATTATTGGTAGCGGACCAGAAGAATCAAAATTACGCCAACAAGCAAAGGATTTAGAAATTGCCACACAAGTCAATTTTGCTGGAGTCATAGTTGAGCATGAATTAGCTAGATTATTAAATGCTCACCAAATTATGGTGGTTCCATCTCTTTGGAATGAGCCATTTGGTATCGTCGCATTAGAAGCAATTGCTTGTGGTTGTGTAGTTGTAGGTTCAGAGGGTGGTGGACTGAAGGAAGCAATAGGTGCTTGCGGTATGGTATTTCCCAACGGCAATATAGAGCAGTTGACCCAGATCCTATTCAATTTGCTCACTCACCCTGATAGATTGACAACATATAGAGAAAAGGCTAGCTCACACTTAGCTCGTCACACCAGTAAAGCCATTGCTAAAGCATACCTTGACGCTTTAGAGAGGGTAATTTAA
- a CDS encoding DegT/DnrJ/EryC1/StrS family aminotransferase, with the protein MSEKIQNVPFAKPWIGEAEAEAVGRAIMSGWVTQGPEVAAFEQEFAACVGAKYACAVSNCTTALHLALLAVGVHPGDEVITVSHSFIATANCIRYCGATPVFVDIEPQTYNINPMLIEDAISDRTRAILAVHQMGMPCDLKTILEIGRKYSLPVIEDAACAIGSEILWNGQWEKIGKPHGDIACFSFHPRKVITTGDGGMITTNNPELNQQFRLRRQHAMSVPDSVRHGSKQVIFESYPVLGYNYRMTDIQAALGREQLKRLPEIVERRRYLGDRYHKKLADIPGLKLAQEPTWARSNWQSYCVRLPNKCDQRQVMQFMLDRGVATRRGVMCAHREEAYAAKESWSCGVGLDECQCGPGTCQRLKESELAQDQCIILPMYHQLHESEQDRVVAVLSEACRE; encoded by the coding sequence ATGTCTGAGAAAATACAGAATGTTCCCTTTGCCAAACCCTGGATTGGAGAAGCAGAGGCTGAGGCTGTTGGGCGTGCAATTATGTCTGGCTGGGTTACTCAAGGTCCGGAAGTTGCTGCTTTTGAGCAAGAGTTTGCAGCTTGTGTGGGGGCAAAGTATGCCTGTGCTGTTTCTAATTGCACCACGGCATTACACCTGGCACTATTGGCTGTAGGGGTACACCCAGGAGATGAGGTGATAACTGTGAGTCACTCCTTTATTGCCACCGCTAACTGTATTCGCTACTGTGGCGCAACGCCAGTGTTTGTGGATATTGAACCGCAGACATATAATATCAACCCGATGTTAATCGAAGATGCGATTAGCGATCGCACTCGCGCCATTTTAGCAGTCCACCAAATGGGGATGCCTTGCGACCTCAAAACTATTTTGGAGATTGGTCGCAAATACTCCCTACCAGTGATTGAAGATGCAGCCTGTGCGATCGGCAGTGAAATTCTCTGGAATGGACAGTGGGAAAAAATCGGCAAGCCGCACGGGGATATAGCCTGCTTTTCTTTTCACCCCCGCAAGGTAATTACTACCGGCGATGGCGGTATGATTACCACAAACAATCCCGAATTGAATCAACAATTTCGTCTCAGGCGGCAACATGCAATGAGTGTCCCCGACAGCGTGCGTCATGGTTCAAAACAAGTTATTTTCGAGTCGTATCCGGTATTAGGTTACAACTACCGCATGACAGACATCCAAGCAGCACTTGGACGCGAACAACTCAAGCGCCTGCCGGAGATTGTGGAACGACGCCGTTACCTAGGAGACAGATATCATAAAAAGTTAGCAGATATACCAGGGCTAAAATTAGCTCAAGAGCCAACTTGGGCACGCAGTAACTGGCAGAGCTATTGTGTACGCTTACCAAATAAGTGCGATCAAAGGCAAGTAATGCAGTTTATGTTAGATCGAGGTGTAGCTACCCGACGCGGAGTTATGTGTGCCCATCGAGAAGAGGCTTATGCTGCAAAAGAATCTTGGAGTTGTGGTGTAGGTCTAGATGAGTGTCAATGCGGCCCTGGTACTTGTCAAAGACTAAAGGAAAGCGAATTGGCTCAGGATCAATGCATCATTTTGCCCATGTATCATCAACTGCATGAATCTGAGCAAGATCGAGTAGTTGCAGTTTTGTCTGAAGCTTGTAGAGAGTAA
- a CDS encoding glycosyltransferase family 2 protein has protein sequence MNSSPLFSVIIPTCRRNDLLAKCLDCLTPGVQTLTSEQYEVIVTDDGSETTAEEMIKQHYPWAKWVAGLSKGPAANRNNGAKYAQGEWLAFTDDDCLPDPQWLETYAKAIVTEACTLVFEGRTYVDRPKKTLGETSPVNELGGYLWSCNFAIQRQLFESIGGFDERFPYAAMEDVELRLRLKNMGYKFPFIKNASVCHPWRPKGGWKKLKQQQESTFIYLSIHPDELVKINYRTYLIYALHGFLKSTIPGLLKFRGSGIKEAFLEHLAFIYMAFKLCLIFELNAKSWLNR, from the coding sequence ATGAACTCAAGCCCTCTATTTTCAGTAATCATTCCAACCTGTCGTCGTAATGACTTATTGGCAAAATGTTTGGATTGCTTAACCCCTGGAGTTCAAACGTTAACATCTGAACAATACGAAGTAATTGTTACTGATGACGGTTCCGAAACCACTGCTGAGGAGATGATTAAGCAGCACTATCCTTGGGCAAAGTGGGTAGCTGGTCTCTCCAAAGGTCCAGCTGCAAATCGTAACAACGGAGCTAAATATGCTCAAGGAGAGTGGCTGGCCTTTACAGATGACGACTGCTTACCCGATCCTCAATGGTTGGAAACCTATGCTAAAGCTATAGTTACCGAAGCTTGCACTCTGGTTTTCGAGGGAAGAACGTACGTTGACCGCCCCAAAAAGACGCTAGGTGAAACATCACCTGTCAATGAGTTGGGAGGATATCTTTGGTCATGTAACTTTGCAATTCAACGGCAACTTTTTGAATCAATAGGCGGTTTTGATGAGCGATTTCCTTATGCTGCCATGGAGGATGTGGAACTGAGGCTAAGGCTCAAAAATATGGGGTACAAATTTCCCTTCATCAAGAATGCTTCTGTATGTCATCCTTGGAGACCTAAGGGGGGGTGGAAAAAGCTTAAGCAGCAACAGGAATCAACATTCATTTATTTATCTATCCATCCAGATGAATTAGTTAAAATCAACTACCGAACATACCTGATTTATGCATTGCATGGTTTTTTAAAATCTACGATTCCAGGATTGTTAAAGTTTAGAGGCTCTGGGATAAAAGAAGCTTTTTTAGAACATCTAGCATTCATTTATATGGCTTTTAAGTTATGTTTAATCTTTGAACTCAACGCTAAGAGTTGGTTGAACAGATAA
- a CDS encoding glycosyltransferase translates to MEKIANNILSLMHEEGLRLIQKRFQVFSSLVAQAKYLTECGKYEAGAVYAEIAAFYATYQHCGLFVSPDLEQVLLAIGQKAIQTNFTPIKNTSLSGTPSNVLHVITGAPCIGGHSKMLCRWIQQDRERSHSLVVTRQTLVDVAPFLKEAVFKSQGKIYALKESIGSVISWATKLREIATSADVVVLHTHQEDVIPTIAFANKDQSPPVIYVNQADQCFWQGIGISDVIANLRESGMQLSLERRNIAAERNLLLPIVLNPAHRTLSRVEAKRQLDIPDNSVLLLSIARAHKYKTIDGISFADVHLPLMQKYNHAILIVIGSDNSEDWSSAIQQTEGRIKVFAERADTSVFYQAADIYVDTFPIISNTSLLEAGSYGVPVVSRYPFSDTCRIIGADAPGLDGKLLRARNLEEYIKILSSLIDDEELRLSLGEATKRQIEEIHIGSNWQLWLENLYLRAVSLPRVTMTSAVPQGMFLGETDGLLSGIFCKKDIDIDVIIQSRMRMMPLEQRWQNWIKLIKMQDLSHFGSFKLFTLLLPEWFYLRMKKLLSYR, encoded by the coding sequence ATGGAGAAAATAGCTAACAATATACTCAGCTTAATGCATGAAGAAGGTCTCCGTCTGATTCAAAAACGCTTTCAGGTATTCTCTAGCTTAGTTGCTCAAGCAAAATACTTGACAGAGTGTGGCAAATATGAGGCAGGGGCAGTGTATGCAGAGATAGCAGCCTTCTATGCGACTTACCAACATTGTGGTTTGTTTGTCAGCCCAGATCTGGAGCAGGTTCTGCTTGCAATCGGACAAAAGGCTATACAAACCAATTTTACTCCCATTAAAAACACCTCGTTGTCTGGAACACCAAGTAATGTACTGCATGTTATTACTGGAGCTCCTTGCATCGGTGGACATTCTAAAATGCTTTGCCGTTGGATTCAGCAGGATAGGGAGCGATCGCACTCGCTCGTGGTAACGCGACAAACACTAGTCGATGTAGCTCCATTTCTCAAAGAAGCTGTCTTCAAAAGTCAGGGCAAAATATATGCATTGAAAGAAAGCATTGGCAGCGTTATTTCTTGGGCAACAAAACTGCGCGAGATTGCCACATCAGCAGATGTAGTGGTGCTACATACACATCAAGAAGATGTCATTCCAACTATTGCCTTCGCAAATAAAGACCAATCTCCACCTGTTATTTATGTGAACCAGGCTGACCAATGTTTTTGGCAAGGAATTGGTATCAGCGATGTCATTGCAAATCTTCGCGAGTCTGGGATGCAGCTATCACTAGAGCGCAGAAATATTGCAGCGGAACGCAACTTATTGCTGCCGATAGTTTTAAACCCTGCGCACAGAACCCTTTCCCGAGTAGAAGCGAAACGCCAGCTGGATATTCCTGACAACAGCGTCCTACTGCTCTCCATCGCAAGGGCACATAAATACAAAACAATTGACGGAATCAGCTTTGCTGATGTCCACCTTCCCTTAATGCAAAAATATAATCACGCGATTCTGATAGTCATTGGTTCTGATAACAGCGAGGATTGGTCATCAGCTATCCAGCAAACAGAGGGAAGAATCAAAGTTTTCGCAGAGCGTGCAGATACTAGCGTTTTCTACCAAGCCGCTGACATTTATGTTGATACATTCCCCATTATTTCTAATACATCGCTGCTAGAAGCTGGCAGCTACGGCGTGCCCGTGGTGAGCCGCTATCCATTCTCTGATACATGTAGAATAATTGGCGCTGATGCGCCCGGTCTAGACGGCAAGCTGCTCCGTGCACGCAATTTAGAAGAGTACATAAAAATCTTATCAAGCTTGATTGATGATGAAGAATTAAGGTTATCCCTGGGGGAAGCAACCAAAAGACAAATCGAAGAGATACACATTGGCAGCAATTGGCAGCTTTGGTTGGAAAATTTATATCTCCGTGCTGTTAGTTTGCCTCGCGTAACTATGACTTCGGCTGTTCCACAGGGTATGTTTCTTGGTGAAACGGATGGCTTATTGTCCGGTATTTTTTGCAAAAAGGATATTGATATTGACGTGATAATTCAAAGTCGTATGAGGATGATGCCACTCGAACAACGTTGGCAAAACTGGATCAAGTTGATAAAAATGCAAGATTTGAGCCATTTTGGTAGCTTTAAATTATTCACCCTATTGCTACCAGAATGGTTTTACTTACGGATGAAAAAATTGTTGTCGTACCGATAG